A single genomic interval of Nostoc commune NIES-4072 harbors:
- a CDS encoding WG repeat-containing protein: MSVKKGKIGTLFLISHLVFISGCGRSGYIPPEISSEPVKFSIIKTNDGVSFINETGQVVIKQQFLDAQPFSDGLAAVRVKERWGFINHKGEFVIQPQYIGAQPFSEKLALVSLEGETTPVFIDQRGNVVIKPKQNWNFVWGFKGGLAAVVVKDKFGFINTKGEIAIEPKFDRVRGFYDGLAFVQVGAYQEALIGYIDYSGKLSIPFEFEYKAGTDFAMNRAIVSKVNYRDDEYMLIDKTGKVLKNQLDLTCSVDFQTKSTAKGFVEGLLPVRLKLPNQTTGCGYIDMQGKVAIPPDFNIRIAEYFSEGLASVEIKGRWGYINKSGSIVIEPKFQEVSPFTNGLAYVKVNAASEGFINHSGQFVWQPVTFK; this comes from the coding sequence ATGAGCGTCAAAAAAGGCAAAATTGGAACTTTGTTTCTCATCAGTCATCTCGTCTTCATCTCTGGGTGCGGTAGAAGTGGATATATTCCTCCAGAAATATCTTCTGAGCCTGTAAAGTTTTCTATTATTAAAACCAATGATGGTGTCAGCTTTATCAATGAAACTGGGCAAGTAGTTATTAAACAACAATTTCTAGATGCACAGCCTTTTTCTGATGGCTTGGCAGCCGTAAGAGTTAAAGAACGTTGGGGTTTTATTAATCATAAAGGTGAGTTTGTAATTCAGCCACAATATATTGGCGCTCAACCGTTTTCAGAAAAACTAGCATTAGTTTCTTTAGAAGGAGAGACAACACCTGTCTTTATTGATCAGCGGGGGAACGTGGTAATTAAGCCTAAGCAAAATTGGAACTTTGTTTGGGGCTTTAAGGGTGGATTGGCTGCTGTAGTAGTTAAAGATAAATTCGGCTTTATTAATACTAAAGGAGAGATAGCTATTGAGCCAAAGTTTGATCGTGTTAGAGGTTTTTACGATGGCTTGGCATTTGTCCAAGTTGGAGCATATCAAGAAGCATTGATAGGGTATATCGATTACTCAGGAAAATTGTCAATTCCTTTTGAATTTGAATATAAGGCTGGAACTGACTTTGCCATGAACAGAGCTATAGTTAGCAAAGTAAACTATAGGGATGATGAATATATGTTAATTGACAAAACCGGAAAGGTGCTAAAAAATCAACTAGATTTGACTTGTAGTGTTGATTTTCAAACAAAAAGTACTGCCAAGGGATTTGTAGAAGGATTATTACCGGTACGTTTAAAGTTACCTAATCAAACGACAGGATGTGGTTATATTGATATGCAAGGAAAGGTTGCTATTCCCCCCGATTTTAATATCCGAATAGCAGAATACTTTTCTGAAGGTTTAGCATCTGTAGAAATCAAAGGGAGATGGGGCTACATCAATAAAAGTGGTTCGATAGTTATCGAACCAAAATTTCAGGAGGTGTCACCTTTTACAAATGGACTAGCTTATGTAAAAGTTAATGCAGCCAGTGAAGGTTTTATTAATCATTCTGGTCAGTTTGTCTGGCAACCTGTAACTTTTAAATGA
- a CDS encoding ABC transporter permease yields the protein MSRSKALQYYIVSRLLLAPLQLLTIITIVFLLLRATPGDPADAILGGRAPEATKEDLRKQLGLNLPLWLQYLNYLGNLLRFDLGTSLLSSGDNVWHIIGQHFPATVELAVCSMAVALIVGIAVGTLSASRPGTYFDVGGRLFGIITYALPMFWAGMLLQLIFSVQLGWFPNSNRFPPNLLAPATVTGLYTIDSLLGGNFTQFFTSLHHLALPSLTLGILLSGIFERIVRVNLKQTLQADYVEAARARGIGENKILASHALKNALIPVITVLGLTFASLLGGAILTEVTFSWPGLANRLYQAIADRDYPTVQGILVFFGAIVVSASILIDILNAYVDPRIRY from the coding sequence ATGTCTCGTTCTAAAGCTTTACAATATTACATTGTTTCTCGGTTGCTTCTCGCGCCACTTCAGCTATTAACGATTATCACCATTGTATTTCTCTTACTAAGAGCAACACCAGGAGATCCAGCAGATGCAATTCTCGGCGGACGTGCGCCAGAAGCTACTAAAGAAGACTTGCGAAAACAACTAGGTTTAAACCTTCCTCTGTGGCTACAATATCTCAATTATTTGGGAAATTTGTTGCGCTTTGATTTGGGAACTTCTTTGTTGAGTAGCGGAGATAATGTTTGGCACATAATTGGACAACATTTCCCGGCGACGGTGGAGTTAGCAGTATGTAGTATGGCGGTTGCACTCATCGTTGGAATTGCGGTTGGGACTCTCTCAGCTTCTCGTCCAGGGACATATTTTGATGTCGGTGGGCGCTTATTTGGTATCATCACTTACGCACTCCCCATGTTTTGGGCGGGAATGCTTTTACAGTTGATTTTCTCAGTCCAACTGGGTTGGTTTCCCAATTCCAACCGCTTTCCGCCCAATCTTTTAGCTCCCGCTACTGTGACTGGACTGTACACAATTGATAGCTTACTCGGTGGAAATTTTACTCAGTTTTTCACATCTTTGCACCATCTTGCCCTACCGAGTCTCACTTTGGGAATTTTGCTCAGTGGGATTTTTGAGCGAATTGTGCGAGTGAATTTAAAGCAAACCTTGCAAGCAGATTATGTAGAAGCCGCCAGAGCCAGAGGTATTGGTGAAAATAAGATTTTAGCCTCCCATGCCTTAAAAAATGCCTTAATTCCAGTAATTACAGTCTTGGGATTAACCTTTGCATCTCTGTTAGGTGGAGCGATTTTGACAGAGGTAACATTTTCTTGGCCTGGGTTAGCTAATCGACTTTATCAAGCGATCGCCGATCGCGATTATCCCACAGTCCAGGGAATACTCGTATTTTTTGGTGCGATCGTTGTGAGTGCCAGTATTTTGATTGATATTTTAAATGCTTATGTAGATCCGCGAATTCGGTATTAA